A stretch of DNA from Vanacampus margaritifer isolate UIUO_Vmar chromosome 1, RoL_Vmar_1.0, whole genome shotgun sequence:
aaaaaactaaatgtcaGATAAAATATCTGCATGAGCTGGGCTTTCTTCCGCTCTGCTTGGTAGCATCGTAACATGCATCTGACGTCTTCGTCTTCGTTTTGCGACTTGTTCCCTTAACATTAAAGCGTTTCCTCCTGATCTGTTACACGCATGTTTCACATTTTGGACACTTAGTGTATGTGCTTGTTTCTTCTACATTTCATTGAAATGTTCCCCCTTGCATGTCTAACATTGAACCATCCTTCTCTTTCTCCCCTTCGTCCGCTTGCTCTTCGGCTGTAGTCAACGGCTCTGCTGCCGCTGCTACCGCTTCCTTTTCcgctcctcatcatcatcatcatcatcatcttcctcaTGCCCCCCTTCCTACCGCTGCCGCTGTTAATCCACCAGCTCCAAGCTCAGCAGCGTTGGCCCCTGCTCTGCCTGCTCGAGACACTAACCCCTGGGCCAAGACCCCCACTGGGGTCCCAGCCCCTGCGGCAGCGGGTaagatgaccaaaaaaaaaaaagggggaaatagCATGTGTTAAACAGTGGGGATGATTTGGTGTAGCTATCATTTACTATTGGTAATTCCATCGATGACGCGATTACACTTTAATTTATAGaggaccaaaattaaaaatgaataaataaatgactaatagtgaaaataaaacaaataaaaaaatatatatttcaaaaataaatacaacaaaataaatataaatggatataaaataacaaaaaatatatatatatacataaataaatacagaaattaaaatgagatctaaaaaaataaaaataaatgtcaaaataaatataaaaataaaattaaatatctatcaatcaaataaaaacgctctgctctcacatttatttatttcatgctgcagacgctctgccaggatgaaatgttattcaaatgagggggcggtcctaagcgtgtcttagGTTAGACTCCGCCCATTGCagactgcctttcattggtcgagtgagcaggtcggcgaacaaggaaatCTCGCGCTCcaactccagcaatggacgactatcttatccactgtcaccacaacttgagTTTCTCgacaagttgtggtgacagtgcaGAGcatagcgtttttatttattgattgatatttaattctattcatctatttattttggcatttatttttatatttatttctatatttctatttttttatctcattttttatttttgtatttatttttattgttttttatttccatatttctattttttttatctcgttttttatttttggatttatttttattgttgtttttatttccatttatattattttttttgtattcaaggtttgaattatattttttagatccattttaatttttacttttagtcatttatttatttttaactttggcagttttggtcttccataTGAACTATCCCCTTACACGCAGCCACCCCCATTCCACATTTTACCGTTGACACAGAACCGTGACAGCGTAAAAGTCGCAAatgtgtattaattttttttatccaaacagGAGGCGATTGGTCGTCGCCCACGCCCGTCATTATCGTGCCGCCGACATCATCTCCGGTTTTGCCCTCGCACAAGCGCACCCCATCTGAAGCGGAAAAATGGCTAGAGGAGGTTTCCAAGTCTGTCCGGGCTCCTCCACCCATACCCATCCTGGCGGCGGCCCCCCTGGCCCCCCCGCCGTTCGCCGCCCCCGTGGCACCCTTACCCGCGGTGGCGTACGCACCCCTGCTGCCGCCGCGCCAGACTGCTTTCCACCCCATGTCCAACGGTTTGTCCTTCCCGCAGCCCAGCGTGCCCGTGGTGGGCATCACCCCCTCGCAGATGGTGGCCAACGTCTTCGGCTCGGCCACGCAACCCCAGCCCTTTCCCATAGCGGCCCCGGGTGTCGTCGCCCCGGCCCCCTTCATCAAGCCTCCCCAATCGCCCGCCGCCGCCAGCCCCGCCCGCGCGCACCCTCCCAACGGCGGCGGGAGCTTAAACGGGGCGAACAATTGGGCTTCTCCGCCCCACCCGCCCTCCACCTCTTCACCTGCTTGCGCTGCCCCGCAGCAGCCACAGGAAGATGCCTTCGAGGCCCAGTGGGCGGCGCTGGAGGGGCGCTCGCATCAGCGCACGACGCCATCGCCCACCAACCCCTTCTCCACTGAGCTGCACAAGACTTTTGAGATCCAGCTCTGATGACTGTGCCTGAGGAAGGTGGAGAAAAGGGATGGTCTCCATTTTGAGGGGGgttgtggggtgggggtggtgggaAAACCGGTGGTGTCATAGAGACCCCccccctcataaaaaaacatgctgCTGTTCTTTACGAGCCTCATCAGCATTCTCTGTGCTCGTTTGATCGTCCTGTGGAATTCCACTATtactaccaccaccacccctGTAAGCCGCTTCTTAGCTGTTCAACTCTCAACCCCCATTATGCCCACCAGCCTCACCTAACTGGAAGAATAAAACAAGACAATgccaaaatttttattttttatgcattaAGTATATTTTAAATAGCTATGGATTCCATCTTGCCAAAGGCACAAGATCGcgatatatctatatgtattaggggtgtgcatctccaataaaagacgattcggTTCGAATTGATTTGATATGGTACTGCTGAGCTCGTGAGGGTATGACGCCATGAGTGTTTTATCATTTTACGATATGAATGAACTTGTCTGTAGGTTATTGTAAACGTGGCATTTCCTTCAGAGGTGTGTATCTCAAATTAAAGACAATTTGATTGGGATATCGCTGGATTTTCAAGTGGAACGATTCGGTTTGATTCCATGCACTCACATCTTTTAGATCAAAACCATAGATTTTTGtcgcacccctaatatatatatatatgtaatactgtatgtatatatgtaatatatgtcacatatattacatttatgttatattatacatatgtatattttacctaaatatataaatatatctataAAGAATCTCACACAGCAGTGCTAATTTTTAATGTAAAGAGATTTTGTGAAGGGACAGCtgctttgtttttggtttttttttgcctgtttttaaaattttatttttagtcttgGTGGTCGACTGTAAATAAGACATCATTCGTTGCAGCAACAATCAATAAGGACCTAGCAACAACGAGCTTactttttaatcattttgttcactttttatttttattttgggagaTATCTCCCATTTATCTACCTTTAAAACGAAAGTAGTGGATTCCTCGTGTTTTGGTTTTGCACAAGCACTTATAACATGAGATGATTTGACCTCCTCCATCGGCTCGCTACTAGAGTGACAGGGAGACGACGACAAACTGAAACAAATGCTTTCCATTTCTCGCTGTCTTCTGTTGGTTTGTTCCTCGCTgttgtcgtgtttttttttttaattattattattttgaaatcaaaacctGTGAATATAATCTTTTCTCTGAtctatttttccattttgtaatTATTTCACGACTTTATTCCACTCGTTTGGAGAAATTGAAGTTAAAAGATTGAATAAATGATGGTGGTAAAGGAAAAACTTGGTGTAAGGTGTCTCCATGGATTTGCGTCTGTGTTGAATATGTAATTatggtaaattattattaacgcTAATCTTTACCACGTCCACCTCACAGTAGAACATAGATGTATATGACGGaaaccttttttggggggcgggaccaataccagccttatttttcAGTTATCCATACTCAATTGTGGCCGATACTAGTATCGACCACAATTCGTCCTATTgaggccgttttacaatcatgaactagaaattagaaatgagaagaatagaagattgcccttaatttcatgcaattttaaggaaaattgtGATTTTGGGTTATgcctttgtttaaaattatccatttggggggggggattttatttactagtgCTATAGGATCGGTGAGCACTCAGGAGTTGAGTTCTTTAAATGGTGCcagcgtgaaaaaaaaataaaattcctagtaatgctattaaaaaaaaaaagatgataccGTAGTTGTCTGTCGTTGTGTTTTTTTAGTCCTCCTGTCCTCTTGGTGGCGCCAACTGAACCCCCATTCCGCGGTGCTTCACCACTAGCACCGATATAAATAGCACCCGGATGTGAACCGACAAgttcatttaaaacaacaataaaggTAAATGTACGTGTGTCTCGAgcaggtgtatttttttttttaataggacgCACCGAGGTAAGCTGGTTTACGTTTATAAATGACGCTTTGTCTTAGTTTGTAGTGACACCGACCGCTGCGTtggaaaaaagccagcaaattCGAGGCTACATGGTTAGCTAGCAGCTAACAGCTTACCAAATATGAGCGCAGTTTTTCCGAGTAAATTTGACGTTTAAAACTGCGTTAATctggtaaaatgaaaatgtaactaaattgttctcctgttttaatagtttttagTCTCATAACCTTATCTCGATAAGATATACAGAAGTCAGTATACCGTTTGATTAATGAAAAACAATAGCGTTTGAGCCACATTTACATTACAACAACatacaaatttaatttaattttacaagTGTAATTATGTGCTTAAATGGCTGCTATCTCCAGTTTTTGCACTCAAACACACAGGTCTACAGTTTTTCATCAATTAATTATCAATTTACTTTCTTTCCTCTTTTCTATTTAAATCAGCAATTTTCACATTTACAGAGGAATCGTAACTCTTGAATTTGGGaatgtgtttttattctttAGCTCCAGCATGAAACTTCTTGTCCCTCTTTAAATTTTATccctatattttttttgcagggagATGCAGTGTGGCTCCACATTCCCAAAGCGTATCCAGCTGAAAGTCCACTGACAAAGGACAGGCACCGTGTATGGTATGTTCAGTAAATTTAGTAGTACTGTAATCGAGACGTATTAAAAcgggagattgttgtcacgtGTGTGACGCAGCCAGGACTCAAGAAAGCCAATTGTGTTTTTAAGTTCAGACTCAACAGGTGGTGATGCCTCACCAAAGGCCACTCGTCGCCATCATCACGACGCTCCTCGGCGCCACCTTCGGCGGTCTTCTCGTGTGGCGAGCGTTTAGCACCAGAAAGAAGCGGCCGCCTTCCATCCAGAGGGAAACGCCGCTTCCTGTCGCTGCAGAAGCCAACCGGTGCTCTCCACATGAGGAGATTGAGGCGGCGGAGTATGAGAAGACACAGGCGGCCCCTCCCGTGTGCATCCCGTCCTCTGAGAAGCTACTGGCGGTGACGCCGGTGACGGTGAGCTCCCAGGAGGAATGGCAGCAGCTGTGGCCATCGATGCAGGAGGACCTGGCGGCGGTCCCGGTACTGGGACTCGACTGCGAATGGGTAAACATCAAAGAATTTGAGGAAAAATCACATCAGACTCGGACTAGGGGAATGATCAGTTGGCTTAATTATTTAATCAACTCTCAGATTTCTGTAattctccatgaaagcagagTTATCTGTGTGTTGAAGCAAAGGCAGGTAAATGAACTCATTACCTGCCGGTTGAGgggaagcacctgtggctaaagccaatgtgtggcagatttttttttactttctgtacctgAATTCTCCACCTCTGATTTTGCGATCGAGGGTCACCGATTACTCAAGAGAAGTTCtaattttgcaaaaacaaaatccaaattTTACAATGTTGTCACAAGAAAAATGTCAATACTAGTTGCTTTTTCTATAAACAAAGGAGAGAAAAGTGAgagaacttttattttgaaggggaAGACAACTCcagaattttctttacaatactctgttctatgcagcctcgctagtctaaacacagtattctgattcattttgtgtttgtggaacacGAGGCAGgcagcatccatccatctcagagggcgtccattttgccacttgttgactgaaaatgacatcactttgCTCAGGTAACGTCCAAACATGGCTCAGCTTcagcaaacaggtgagctgtgattggtcattacctgagcaactatgatgtcattttcagtcgacagctagtagcaaaatggccgcccctgagagaTATAAACAAACACGTATTGCTGCCTAACTCATTCCATAAACGCAAGTTTAGACCAGAAATGCAGACCAGTCGTTCTTTCCACAGGTATCAGTGAATGAGCGCCCCCAGGTGGTCTCCCTGCTCCAGCTAGCGTCCTATTCGGGGTGTTGCGTGTTGGTACGGCTTCCGGCGTTCCGCGGCGCGCAGCTCCCACCCGACCTGGTGGAAGTTTTGCGCGACCCGCACATCCTGAAGGCAGGCGTCGGTTGCCACGACGACGCCCAACGGCTGGTGCGCGACTACGGTCTGTCGCTCAAATGCACGGTGGACCTGCGCCACCTCGCTCTTAGGCAAAAGTGAGTTTCCCTGTCGTTTGTCGCAGTTTTGCTCATTCCGCTCAAGCATTTGCGGCTTTTTTCCTCAGGGAGGCGCCAGTGAGTAACGGTCTCGGCCTGAAGTCGCTGGCAGCTGATGTGTTGAACGTTTCGCTGGACAAGTCACTGGAAGTGCGCTGTAGCGATTGGGAGGCGGATCAGCTGACGCCGGAGCAGGTTATTGCACACTAtttttacctccaccaaggaatcTGGCTTTTTTGGGTCGAAAGAGTTTCATTTGAGACTCGCCACTTAAATTTTCATtaataaccctggagaacccacggggtcaaatttggcccctataaattttgctactcaaataacaaagaccttttttttttttttacaaatttaacttcaaaagtccagagtgccacttctgacccctgcatggggccatctagtggatgaatattgcacttacatgagccagagtggttgTGACaagatgctgttttgttgagctggaaatcaatccaaacaaaaccatcttctcagcaaaccatcagatggtaaaattgtgtttttttttgttaatctatttcatatcatgttgcagaatgcctaggagtatgttttatatatatatattttgataaattagcaactctgagctagttcaaaaaacaagggttaaaattgaaaaaaacatattttggtgttcagtgaacttatagcagtcatttaatgtataattcataattttccaaagaagaaaagggttcttgggttctccagggttatataaaaaatatatattttgattctTTATTGCATAGTGTCCATAGATACTTTATTGATCTACAAGaaaattcacaaatctgttaatgccaataaatatgtgttttttttttagatggagtACGCCGCCAAGGACGCCCAAGTGTCCGTCGCCCTCTTCTTCCACCTGCTTGGCCTCGGCCCCGAAGCCCACCCCACTTCTGCCAACGGGCTTTCCTACGCCACGTTGGCTGCCCGCTGCCAGGGCTTGATGGACGTGCCTTTCAGGGGCCGCTGGGCCAACAAGGCGGACGAGTGCGCAGAGAGGACAAGGCGACCGCGCGGGCCCTTGAAGGGAACGTCCTCCAGCCCCGAGAGCCTCGCCGAGTCTGGAGATCAACAAGTCCCAGACCCCAGGAAGAACAACAAAAGGAAACCACTGGGCGTGGGCTACTCGCCAAGGTGGGCTGGAATCCAGTCAGGCCGTTTCGGCTGTTGTGTGAATCGACCTTTTCGCCAAGTGTCCCACCAAAGCAGCCTTTTAGATTTTCTGTACAACATTATGAAGAGGTCTATTCTTGTTCACGTGTCAGGAAGTCTCCGCTGTACGACAACTGCTACCTGCACGCCCCCGACGGTCAGCCGCTTTGCACATGCGACAAGAAGAAGGCCAAATGGTACCTGGACAAAGGAATCGGAGGTACGCTGTTCTTGACGGGGTGTAAACACTCTCACTTCCAGTTGTGTTCTTTCTGCCACATCACTGTTTGATGTACAGTTCGTTATTTGTGAATTTGCCTTTTTAGGCAGGGGCGTACAATTGTGGTTTTACTCCATGACGCTGCATCAGAAATGGTTGAAAGTTGCGCCGAAATCAGTCAAAGAGAGAGGAGCTGTAAATTTTCTGTTTCCCGACTGACCAGGAATCCCCGAGTGTGAAATGCAAATGGTTGTCCAAAATGCATTACAAGCCTAAAGTACAAAAATtggggatagaccgataatcggccagGCTGATTCTAGgtgccaatatttggcattttgacatatGTCGGCCTTTTTTACGCAGGTCGATAAAGCTGGCATCTCACTGAgatgaaccctgacgaaaaccccaaattagctacatttgcatgcatttgtcgtacagtgagatacagggaaattttttttatggatttatttaaatttacactttataaaaaattgatgccgacactgggaactccctacaaattataaaaaaaaaaaatgtaattaattatgttgaaatttggaAAACTTAATTTACAGTCAAAAACTTCagagaactatttacttgcttagtttttaatttagcttaacacatgctgaagCTCCCTGcattttttgttatcatttttaaatcaagctTTCAGttctttatatgttttaaaggaaaagaaaaattgcatttgaaaaaatgttgacgctaatattttctcttttactgcaaataaatatcggcttgaaatatcggttaccGGTCTCTTTGACTAATAATtgcccttgaaaaaaaacatatcaatctATCACTAACAATAATTTAATAAGTACCAATTCattatttgttagtttttatgcTCTTCCCGGTGTTGGTGCTTGTGTTGCAGTACTCCAGAGTGAGGATCCGTTTGTGGTGAGGCTTCTGTTCGAGCCATCGGGACGTCCGGACTCCCAGCAGGATTATTACCTCACCGCCAAGCAGAACCGCTGCGTGGTCTGCGGGAGACAAGACTCTTATATCAGGTTTGTTTTTTACCATAAGTGTTTtccataaaaattaaaaagaaaaaatttgaaGAGTTTTTTTGGTGACTAGTAATAGTTCTGGGCTACAGTTAGGGTTTTAAGTGACTTTTTCAAATTAGGCCTCCAAACCAGggtttgtgtttttacaaaaatagtgtttcaagccagaattagggtttcaagttattgtttgggttttaaaatggGATTTCAAGCGAGGGCTTGGCTTTCAAGTGATGTTTTAAGACAGCGTTGGGGTTGAAAATAGTCTTAAGTAAATCAGAattaagggtttcaaatgattGTTTTAAACCAGTGTTAAGGTTTGGATTAGGGCTTTAAGACagagttggggtttcaagccAGAGTTTCAAGCAAGTTTTGGTATTTAAAATTGCAGTTACAaaccaacattttcatttgcGGGGAAATAAGTAGGGTTTCAACTAAGGGACTGTTCAAGGCTACAGTTAgggttttaagtgtttttttgtttgttttttcaaattaggcttccAAACTAGTGTTGGTGTTTTATGAATAGGGTTTCAAGTAATTGTTTATTTGCGTTTTAAAATAGGCTTTGAAGCGAGGGTTTGGCTTTAATGTGACTTTTTccaagttagcattttaagactGCGTTGGAGTTGAAAATAGGGTTTGAAATCAGCGTTAGGTTTTCATCCCAGTTTGAGGTTTTACAAAGAGTGTTTCAACCCAGAGTTAAGGTTTTAAAGGACTGTTTCAAACCAgtatcaatatttaaaatagggcTTTAAGACAGTTAGGGTTCCAAGCAagtatttgggttttaaaatggCGTTCGTCGATGTTGAGTAGCATCAGTTTGAAAGAATGGCTTTGCATTCCCGCACCATCCTCAGGAAGAACATCGTCCCGCACGAGTACCGGCGGCACTTCCCCAGCGAGATGAAGGATCACAACTCTCACGACATCCTGCTGCTGTGCACCAGCTGCCACGCCGCCTCCAACGTGCACGACGCCTCGCTCAAGCAGCAGCTGGCGGAGGACTTTGCCGCCCCGCAGGGCTGCGAGGTGAGCATGCGGCCCATGGAGGACGCGGACCGGCGCCGGGTGCGCTCGGCGGCCCGTGCCCTCCTCACCGCCGGCGGGGGGCTGCCCTGGTGGCGCCGGGTCGAGCTGCAGGCGCTCATCAGGAGCTTCCTGGACGTGACCGAAGAGCGAGAGCTGACGGAGGACGAACTTCGCCACGCCGCCTCATTGGAGACCAGGTGACCACGCCTTCACACTTGCTGCGTATTGAGGGTCATTGGGTTAAAGCAGGTGCTACtatttcaagccagggttagagTGTCAAGCCTgcgtttgggtttcaaatttcaCTTCAAGACCCGATTAAGGTTGCGAGTTCAAAGCAattattagggtttcaaaccttaGTGTTTCACAGCCCAGGTTAGGGTTTTGAAATTTGTGTTTCAACTCAGGGTTCACAGAACCTAATTTACCCCAATCctgggttagattttcaaactaagatttgggtttgaaattaggatCCTAAATTTAGGTGACTGTTTCAGCACATGATTAAATTATtggattaggatttcaaacttgaTTAGGATTTTTAGCAaagattaaggtttcaagcctgggGTAGTGTTCCAAATTTAGGGTTTGAAGacatggttaaggtttcaaatccaTGATTGGGTTAGTTTAAATGGGGGTGAGAGTTTTAATTTAGCGTTTAAGCAAAGATATGATTAAGGTTTGAAATTAGATTTTCAAGCCTGTGTTAGGGTTTTGAACTTTGTTTCAAATCAGGGATAGGGTtcaaggattagggtttcaaacctgggttaagttttcaatttgggttttaaaacaTGGTTAAGATTTCAAATCAGGCTCCCAATCTTAAATTTGAGTTGCATTCGGGTTAGTTTAAATTTGGAGTTTGaagccaaggttagggtttcaatttaggttttgaAGCAAAGAATATGATTTCAAGCCacatttagggtttcaaaatagctTGGTTTCCAAACCTGGGTTACAGTTtgaaattattgtttattattagggtttcAGACATGGTTaaggattcaaattagggttccaaacCTTGATTTGTTTCCAGGGTTTCAATTGAAGCTTTTGAGCAAAGATATCCTAATCATCAATCAAGTCTAGGGTTAAATTTTCAGACCGGGTTTTATGTAAAATGTTCCGTTTTTAAGATTTCAATGTAGGGTTTTAAGCCAGGGTTTGTTTCTTTGAAGAAATCAAAGTTGCGACCCTCTCCTCAGGATTTCAAACGAGGCGTACATGTGCCACGGCCTGAAGGTAGTGCGCGCCTACGCCGAGCGAGGCCC
This window harbors:
- the exd2 gene encoding exonuclease 3'-5' domain-containing protein 2 isoform X1, with the protein product MTQQVVMPHQRPLVAIITTLLGATFGGLLVWRAFSTRKKRPPSIQRETPLPVAAEANRCSPHEEIEAAEYEKTQAAPPVCIPSSEKLLAVTPVTVSSQEEWQQLWPSMQEDLAAVPVLGLDCEWVSVNERPQVVSLLQLASYSGCCVLVRLPAFRGAQLPPDLVEVLRDPHILKAGVGCHDDAQRLVRDYGLSLKCTVDLRHLALRQKEAPVSNGLGLKSLAADVLNVSLDKSLEVRCSDWEADQLTPEQMEYAAKDAQVSVALFFHLLGLGPEAHPTSANGLSYATLAARCQGLMDVPFRGRWANKADECAERTRRPRGPLKGTSSSPESLAESGDQQVPDPRKNNKRKPLGVGYSPRKSPLYDNCYLHAPDGQPLCTCDKKKAKWYLDKGIGVLQSEDPFVVRLLFEPSGRPDSQQDYYLTAKQNRCVVCGRQDSYIRKNIVPHEYRRHFPSEMKDHNSHDILLLCTSCHAASNVHDASLKQQLAEDFAAPQGCEVSMRPMEDADRRRVRSAARALLTAGGGLPWWRRVELQALIRSFLDVTEERELTEDELRHAASLETRISNEAYMCHGLKVVRAYAERGPHGLMELERRWRQHFLSTMRPKHLPPLWCVQHKHNKLLRKYSEDLPVKDD
- the exd2 gene encoding exonuclease 3'-5' domain-containing protein 2 isoform X2, which codes for MPHQRPLVAIITTLLGATFGGLLVWRAFSTRKKRPPSIQRETPLPVAAEANRCSPHEEIEAAEYEKTQAAPPVCIPSSEKLLAVTPVTVSSQEEWQQLWPSMQEDLAAVPVLGLDCEWVSVNERPQVVSLLQLASYSGCCVLVRLPAFRGAQLPPDLVEVLRDPHILKAGVGCHDDAQRLVRDYGLSLKCTVDLRHLALRQKEAPVSNGLGLKSLAADVLNVSLDKSLEVRCSDWEADQLTPEQMEYAAKDAQVSVALFFHLLGLGPEAHPTSANGLSYATLAARCQGLMDVPFRGRWANKADECAERTRRPRGPLKGTSSSPESLAESGDQQVPDPRKNNKRKPLGVGYSPRKSPLYDNCYLHAPDGQPLCTCDKKKAKWYLDKGIGVLQSEDPFVVRLLFEPSGRPDSQQDYYLTAKQNRCVVCGRQDSYIRKNIVPHEYRRHFPSEMKDHNSHDILLLCTSCHAASNVHDASLKQQLAEDFAAPQGCEVSMRPMEDADRRRVRSAARALLTAGGGLPWWRRVELQALIRSFLDVTEERELTEDELRHAASLETRISNEAYMCHGLKVVRAYAERGPHGLMELERRWRQHFLSTMRPKHLPPLWCVQHKHNKLLRKYSEDLPVKDD